One window from the genome of Canis aureus isolate CA01 chromosome 18, VMU_Caureus_v.1.0, whole genome shotgun sequence encodes:
- the FEZF1 gene encoding fez family zinc finger protein 1: MDGSRPDAAAGMRTGPAGAAKPLAFSIERIMARTPEPRALPAPPLLPAAAPKPDAKPPLQLGPPVPCMIPFVPVAYDAGPKGAPGGPEARKAGPEAPAAPAPPAPPAPAAPAAPAAPPALRCGDLLHCALSLKGDLARDALPLPPYRLVRPRVVNHSSFHAMGALCYLNRGDGPCAPAAGLNIHPVASYFLGSPLHAPPKTYLAERNKLGGPAADKFPAAVAFKDLSQAQLQHYVKESAQLLSEKIAFKAADFSRGSPHAKPKVFTCEVCGKVFNAHYNLTRHMPVHTGARPFVCKVCGKGFRQASTLCRHKIIHTQEKPHKCNQCGKAFNRSSTLNTHTRIHAGYKPFVCEFCGKGFHQKGNYKNHKLTHSGEKQFKCNICNKAFHQVYNLTFHMHTHNDKKPFTCPTCGKGFCRNFDLKKHVRKLHDSSLGLARASAGEPGANPSPPLQQMPPATLPPPLPPLPPPGPLQPGLHPAHQ, encoded by the exons atGGACGGCAGCCGGCCCGACGCGGCCGCGGGGATGCGCACGGGCCCCGCGGGCGCCGCCAAGCCCCTGGCCTTCTCCATCGAGCGCATCATGGCGCGCACGCCcgagcccagggccctgcccgCGCCGCCCCTGCTGCCCGCCGCGGCGCCCAAGCCCGACGCCAAGCCGCCGCTGCAGCTCGGCCCGCCCGTGCCCTGCATGATCCCCTTCGTGCCCGTGGCCTACGACGCGGGCCCCAAGGGCGCGCCCGGCGGCCCCGAGGCGCGCAAGGCCGGCCCCGaggcccccgccgcgcccgcgccccccgcgccccccgcgcccgccgcgcccgccgcgcccgccgcgccccccgcgctcCGCTGCGGCGACCTGCTGCACTGCGCGCTGAGCCTCAAGGGCGACCTGGCCCGCGACGCGCTGCCGCTGCCGCCCTACAGGCTGGTGCGGCCGCGCGTGGTCAACCACTCGTCCTTCCACGCCATGGGCGCGCTGTGCTACCTGAACCGCGGCGACGGCCCCTGCGCGCCGGCCGCCGGCCTCAACATCCACCCGGTGGCCTCCTACTTCCTCGGCTCCCCGCTGCACGCCCCGCCCAAGACCTACCTGGCCGAGAGGAACAAGCTGGGGGGCCCGGCGGCGGACAAGTTCCCCGCGGCGGTGGCCTTCAAGGACTTGTCGCAGGCCCAGCTGCAGCACTACGTGAAGGAGAGCGCGCAGCTGCTGTCGGAGAAGATCGCCTTCAAGGCCGCCGACTTCAGCCGCGGCTCCCCCCACGCCAAGCCCAAAGTTTTCACTTGCGAAGTGTGTGGCAAG GTCTTTAACGCACACTATAACTTAACCCGTCACATGCCAGTGCACACAGGAGCCAGACCCTTCGTTTGCAAAGTGTGTGGAAAGGGCTTCCGGCAGGCCAGCACCCTGTGCAGGCACAAGATCATTCACACCCAG GAAAAACCTCACAAATGTAACCAGTGCGGCAAAGCATTCAACAGAAGTTCCACTTTAAACACACATACCCGAATACACGCAGGCTACAAACCGTTTGTGTGTGAATTCTGTGGCAAAGGATTTCATCAAAAAG GGAATTACAAAAACCACAAGCTGACCCACAGCGGGGAGAAGCAGTTCAAGTGCAATATCTGCAACAAGGCCTTCCACCAGGTTTACAACCTCACCTTCCACATGCACACTCACAACGACAAGAAGCCCTTCACCTGCCCCACGTGTGGCAAGGGCTTCTGCAGGAACTTTGACCTCAAGAAGCACGTCCGCAAGCTGCACGACAGCAGCCTGGGGCTGGCCCGCGCCTCAGCCGGGGAGCCCGGCGCCAACCCGTCGCCCCCTCTGCAGCAGATGCCGCCCGCGACCCTGCCTCCGCCGCTGCCGCCACTGCCGCCCCCTGGGCCCCTGCAGCCCGGCCTCCACCCGGCCCATCAGTGA